Proteins from a genomic interval of Desulfovibrio sp.:
- a CDS encoding peptidyl-prolyl cis-trans isomerase, translating to MKHLLPILLLLFLPACQPEQLEQGLAGKVNGRPIPLKTLEFAQGLKLSAPTSTAHDEVLAKLRADYGETMADLIVEELVAQELAKRNAEVTEAELKYAETSARDGYQGKAFEEMLSEEGIDLGVWRERLRAKIAMTKFASLVLRPRVSIASWEVQQYYRSHAAEFTQPAKVKYLKVESKNADALRKALDAAKKARAPADLLTVFDDVSMQTLAQPEESLQGKLRDTLKALQPGQVSPVVQRESGFQAFILLERSEAKVEGMVQVYPIVEKRLAETKIAQEFTLWLIQTLNTSIIEISPGLLLEKGKH from the coding sequence ATGAAACATCTTCTTCCCATTCTTCTCCTGCTCTTTTTGCCCGCGTGCCAGCCGGAACAGCTGGAGCAAGGCCTGGCGGGCAAGGTCAACGGCCGTCCCATACCGCTCAAGACCCTGGAGTTCGCTCAGGGTCTCAAACTTTCCGCGCCCACGTCCACAGCCCACGACGAGGTTCTGGCCAAACTTCGGGCGGACTACGGGGAAACCATGGCCGATCTGATCGTCGAGGAGCTTGTGGCCCAGGAGCTGGCCAAGCGTAACGCCGAGGTCACCGAGGCCGAGCTCAAGTATGCCGAAACCTCCGCCCGGGATGGGTATCAGGGAAAGGCCTTCGAGGAGATGCTTTCAGAGGAAGGCATAGACCTTGGTGTCTGGCGGGAGCGCCTGCGAGCCAAGATCGCAATGACCAAGTTCGCCTCACTGGTGCTCCGGCCACGGGTGAGCATAGCCTCGTGGGAGGTGCAGCAATACTACCGGAGCCATGCCGCGGAATTTACCCAGCCAGCCAAGGTGAAATACCTGAAAGTGGAATCGAAGAACGCAGATGCTCTGCGAAAGGCGCTGGACGCCGCGAAAAAAGCCCGGGCCCCGGCTGATCTGCTCACAGTTTTCGACGACGTGTCCATGCAGACCCTGGCCCAGCCTGAGGAAAGCCTGCAGGGAAAACTTCGCGACACGCTAAAAGCCCTGCAACCCGGGCAGGTCAGCCCTGTGGTTCAGAGAGAGTCCGGCTTTCAGGCTTTTATCCTTCTGGAGCGCTCCGAAGCCAAAGTTGAAGGGATGGTGCAGGTCTATCCCATTGTGGAGAAACGTCTTGCCGAGACCAAGATCGCCCAGGAATTCACCCTGTGGCTGATCCAGACCCTCAATACGTCGATTATTGAAATCAGCCCCGGCCTGTTGCTCGAAAAAGGCAAGCACTAG
- a CDS encoding glycine--tRNA ligase subunit beta, whose product MPAFLLEIGFEEMPSRFLAALTEELRQTLSGLLEQNKLGFETVKTWATPRRLTVLVQGLDEKQRSEEEVVTGPPVKAAYDASGNPTAAAMGFAKGQGADMSQVFTVDTPKGQYLALRKATGGGKAIDLLPDVCVAAVKALTFPKKMHWGSLDYTFGRPIRWIVALLDDTVVPFEVATVPSGRATFGHRVMGAGPWALDKVEDYFPVLAQKGKVMLDPAERRAAIVEQCEKAAATAGGRPVVSERLLEEVCGLVEYPLVILGNFDKRYLELPRQVLLTSMESHQKSFGVEDAKGKLLPHFLTTAGLEPTDVALVRKGWERVLKARLEDARFFWETDLASSFDTWLAKLDSVTFLAPLGSMGNKTRRIESLCVKLAEQAKPELMIDLAQAGRLSKADLVSEMVGEFADLQGVMGGVYARKMGENEQVAQAISEQYLPLGPDSQAPQSLAGALLAIADKMDTLAGCFGLEMIPTGAADPYALRRQVLGICRIIIEQGLRLNLETLIDAAFSGYTGVAWKLEPGAAKAKLLEFFGSRLKAWYLGKGVRSQVVDAAIGAGFADVWALDARMAALTRFSESEGFDQAVLAFKRAANIIRKQASQMSLSGAFDRTKLKEPSELALADTLAATAARFEELLGADDYDALFGLLGELRPSVDAFFDNVMVMCEDEGLKIERLNLLKSLVDRLSRLADFAALQV is encoded by the coding sequence ATGCCAGCCTTTCTCTTGGAAATCGGCTTCGAGGAGATGCCCTCGCGCTTCCTGGCCGCTCTCACCGAGGAGCTCCGCCAGACACTCTCGGGGCTTTTGGAGCAGAACAAGCTTGGGTTCGAAACCGTTAAGACCTGGGCCACCCCGCGCCGTTTGACCGTGCTCGTCCAAGGTCTGGACGAAAAGCAGCGCAGCGAGGAGGAAGTGGTCACCGGGCCGCCCGTGAAGGCCGCCTACGATGCTTCCGGCAATCCCACGGCGGCCGCCATGGGGTTCGCCAAGGGCCAGGGCGCGGACATGTCCCAGGTGTTCACCGTGGACACCCCCAAGGGGCAGTATCTCGCCCTGCGCAAGGCCACCGGAGGGGGCAAGGCGATCGATCTGCTTCCGGACGTCTGCGTGGCGGCGGTAAAGGCGCTCACGTTTCCCAAGAAGATGCACTGGGGCAGCCTGGACTATACCTTCGGCCGCCCAATCCGCTGGATCGTGGCCCTTCTAGACGATACGGTCGTTCCCTTCGAAGTGGCCACCGTCCCCTCCGGCCGGGCGACCTTTGGCCATCGGGTCATGGGTGCCGGTCCCTGGGCTCTGGACAAGGTGGAGGACTATTTCCCCGTGCTCGCCCAGAAGGGCAAGGTGATGCTTGATCCCGCCGAACGCCGGGCGGCCATCGTCGAACAGTGCGAAAAGGCCGCGGCCACGGCCGGAGGCAGGCCCGTGGTCAGCGAGCGCCTTCTGGAAGAAGTCTGCGGGCTGGTCGAGTATCCTCTGGTGATCCTGGGCAATTTCGACAAACGCTACCTGGAGCTCCCCAGGCAGGTGCTGCTCACCAGCATGGAGAGTCACCAGAAGAGCTTTGGCGTGGAAGACGCCAAGGGCAAGCTGCTGCCCCATTTTTTGACCACGGCCGGGCTTGAGCCCACCGACGTCGCCCTGGTGCGCAAGGGATGGGAACGCGTGCTCAAAGCCAGGCTCGAGGATGCCCGCTTCTTCTGGGAGACCGATCTGGCTTCGAGTTTCGACACATGGCTCGCCAAGCTCGATTCGGTCACCTTCCTGGCGCCGCTCGGTTCCATGGGCAACAAGACCCGGCGCATCGAAAGCCTGTGTGTGAAACTTGCCGAGCAGGCAAAACCGGAACTCATGATCGATCTTGCCCAGGCCGGCCGTCTCTCCAAGGCGGACCTGGTGTCCGAGATGGTGGGCGAATTCGCCGACCTCCAGGGCGTCATGGGCGGCGTGTACGCGCGAAAGATGGGTGAGAATGAGCAGGTGGCCCAGGCCATTTCGGAGCAGTACCTGCCGCTCGGCCCCGACAGCCAGGCACCGCAAAGCCTGGCAGGCGCGCTCCTGGCCATTGCCGACAAGATGGACACCCTGGCCGGCTGCTTCGGCCTGGAGATGATCCCCACCGGCGCGGCCGACCCTTACGCCCTGCGCCGCCAGGTGCTGGGCATCTGCCGCATCATCATCGAGCAGGGCTTGCGTCTGAACCTGGAAACATTGATTGACGCCGCTTTTTCCGGGTATACCGGGGTAGCGTGGAAACTTGAGCCAGGCGCGGCCAAGGCCAAGCTGCTTGAGTTCTTCGGTTCGCGCCTGAAGGCATGGTACCTGGGCAAAGGAGTTCGGTCCCAGGTGGTGGACGCAGCCATTGGGGCCGGGTTTGCCGACGTCTGGGCTTTGGACGCCCGCATGGCCGCCCTGACCAGGTTCAGCGAAAGCGAAGGCTTCGACCAGGCCGTGCTGGCCTTCAAGCGCGCGGCCAACATCATCCGCAAGCAGGCCTCACAGATGAGCCTTTCCGGGGCATTTGACCGCACGAAGCTCAAGGAGCCCTCGGAACTGGCCCTGGCGGACACGTTGGCCGCCACGGCCGCCCGGTTCGAAGAGCTTTTGGGCGCCGATGATTACGACGCGCTGTTCGGCCTTCTTGGGGAATTGCGCCCCAGCGTGGACGCCTTCTTCGATAACGTCATGGTGATGTGCGAGGATGAGGGACTCAAGATTGAGCGCCTGAATCTGCTGAAATCGTTGGTTGACCGCCTGAGCCGATTGGCGGACTTCGCGGCGCTCCAGGTATAG
- the ccsA gene encoding cytochrome c biogenesis protein CcsA produces the protein MGLADLTLYAVMALYLIGSGGHICGIITRKERPKLIGGAISGAGFALHGLSLGLMLFQTPSLTLTSGEFYLSLFSWSLLLVLFILWIKLRLSFLGLIATPLALVLLLSSQAVTAARVPLPTSLAGLFFGLHIGTLFASMGLMAMACAAGAAYLKLEKRIKSKEKLTGVWASLPSLEKLDTANRIAVTVGFPLHTVGLLSGFIWAGLTWQRFFSWDPKEMAAVFIWLLFAYLFHQRLAFGWRGRKTAWLAIWVFGLSLASMLGINFFVKTHHSFA, from the coding sequence ATGGGCTTAGCTGATCTGACCCTCTACGCGGTAATGGCCCTGTACCTCATTGGCAGCGGCGGCCACATCTGCGGCATCATCACCCGCAAGGAGCGTCCCAAACTCATAGGTGGGGCCATCTCCGGAGCGGGGTTCGCCCTGCACGGCCTGAGCCTTGGCCTCATGCTGTTTCAAACTCCCTCGCTGACCCTGACCAGCGGCGAATTCTACTTGAGCCTCTTCTCCTGGAGCCTGCTCCTGGTGCTCTTTATTTTGTGGATCAAGCTCAGGCTCTCTTTTCTGGGGCTCATCGCAACTCCTCTGGCTCTGGTGCTGCTCCTAAGCTCCCAGGCAGTCACGGCTGCCCGAGTTCCCCTGCCGACGTCGCTGGCCGGACTTTTCTTCGGGCTGCACATCGGGACCCTGTTCGCCTCCATGGGCCTCATGGCCATGGCCTGCGCCGCCGGAGCCGCCTATCTGAAGCTCGAAAAACGCATCAAATCCAAGGAAAAGCTCACTGGCGTGTGGGCCTCCCTGCCCTCCCTGGAGAAGCTCGACACGGCCAACCGTATCGCGGTGACCGTTGGATTTCCCCTGCACACCGTTGGCCTGTTGTCCGGGTTCATATGGGCCGGACTCACCTGGCAGCGGTTCTTCTCCTGGGACCCCAAGGAAATGGCGGCGGTCTTCATCTGGCTCTTGTTCGCGTATCTGTTCCACCAGCGCTTGGCCTTCGGTTGGCGCGGGCGAAAGACCGCCTGGCTGGCCATCTGGGTCTTTGGCCTGAGCCTGGCCTCGATGCTTGGAATCAACTTCTTCGTCAAGACACACCATAGTTTCGCCTGA
- a CDS encoding hemerythrin family protein, which yields MSHIQWTDKLSVDIQEIDLQHRHLIGLIAELDKALAIGADKDILGKVIRELNTYVREHFTAEERWMKRHGFPGLGDHMIQHEAFVEKLLHVELDYLADRTELSAELLDYLMGWIEEHVTGYDQRYAEYFRAKGII from the coding sequence ATGTCCCATATTCAATGGACCGACAAACTCTCCGTCGACATCCAAGAAATCGACCTCCAGCACCGCCATCTCATCGGCCTGATCGCCGAGCTGGACAAGGCTCTGGCCATCGGCGCTGACAAGGATATCCTGGGCAAGGTGATACGCGAATTAAACACCTACGTCCGGGAGCATTTCACCGCCGAGGAGCGCTGGATGAAGCGCCACGGCTTCCCCGGCCTCGGTGACCACATGATCCAGCACGAAGCCTTCGTGGAGAAGCTCCTGCACGTGGAACTCGACTACCTGGCCGACAGGACGGAACTCTCCGCGGAACTGCTCGATTACCTCATGGGCTGGATAGAAGAACACGTCACCGGTTACGACCAGCGTTATGCCGAATACTTCCGGGCCAAAGGAATCATCTGA
- a CDS encoding uracil-DNA glycosylase yields MPQNAITALIASLAKAPSSKNLFNPFSDPKLASNLAQYLHFLASSPVRLALIGEAAGHRGCALTGMAFTSPETLRDSQNSFFSAHRGTLHRQGDIFEPSGRYVWGVADAHGIVPLLWNALPLHPHEPGKPRTNRTPTKAELKLGETYLVSVLEIFRPEVVVAVGRKAEQSLNALFPGLKFSTVRHPSMGGSTLFRQQMAEILRQVPA; encoded by the coding sequence ATGCCCCAAAACGCCATCACCGCCCTTATCGCTTCGCTTGCAAAAGCCCCATCCAGCAAAAATCTCTTCAATCCCTTCAGTGATCCGAAGCTTGCCTCCAACCTAGCGCAGTACCTCCATTTTCTGGCCTCAAGCCCCGTTCGTCTGGCCTTGATCGGTGAAGCGGCCGGGCACCGTGGCTGCGCTCTCACCGGCATGGCCTTCACCAGCCCCGAGACCCTGCGCGACTCCCAGAATAGCTTCTTCTCGGCGCACAGAGGCACCCTCCACCGCCAGGGGGACATCTTCGAACCAAGCGGCAGATACGTCTGGGGCGTGGCCGATGCCCATGGAATAGTGCCGCTTCTCTGGAACGCCCTGCCGCTGCACCCGCACGAACCTGGCAAGCCGCGCACCAACCGCACCCCGACAAAAGCGGAACTCAAATTGGGGGAGACTTATCTCGTGAGCGTTCTGGAGATTTTCCGGCCGGAAGTGGTGGTGGCCGTGGGGCGAAAGGCAGAGCAGTCCCTGAATGCGCTGTTCCCTGGATTGAAATTTTCCACTGTTCGCCATCCTTCAATGGGCGGGAGTACGCTCTTCAGACAGCAGATGGCGGAAATCCTGCGTCAGGTTCCCGCCTGA
- a CDS encoding SurA N-terminal domain-containing protein translates to MSAVFRSIIVAAVLLSVVPTSFAAQQVVDKIVAQVNGEMITLFELNERVRGYVTQVEKKAYNPSDPAFKEMQDRILRTMIEDILLKQEAARLKVNVSDTEVESRIREIREKGGMNEERFVQQLRLEGLTRKQFAESIKKDILKKQLLGFMVQRKVVVSEEDIKSYYDSHKGNIRVESGQHIGLIMVGKMDEAKALRQRITSGQIGFAEAARKFSIGPGAEQGGDLGKVELKDLAPELRQALQGVSPGGVSEPVLLDGKPVLLTIGADSPAQKAQAPGGAPPYESVRDAIYERLYREKLEKQFTDYMDKLRTKSVIKVNL, encoded by the coding sequence TTGTCCGCCGTTTTCCGATCAATCATTGTTGCCGCAGTATTGCTTTCAGTGGTCCCCACATCGTTTGCCGCCCAACAGGTGGTGGATAAAATCGTAGCCCAGGTCAACGGCGAGATGATCACGCTGTTTGAATTGAACGAACGCGTTCGCGGCTATGTCACCCAGGTTGAGAAGAAGGCCTACAATCCTTCGGATCCGGCCTTCAAGGAAATGCAGGACCGCATCTTGCGGACCATGATCGAAGACATCCTGCTCAAGCAGGAGGCTGCCAGACTCAAGGTCAACGTCTCCGATACGGAAGTGGAATCGCGTATCCGCGAAATCCGCGAAAAAGGCGGTATGAACGAAGAGCGTTTCGTGCAGCAGCTGAGGCTTGAGGGGCTTACCCGCAAGCAGTTTGCCGAAAGCATCAAGAAGGACATCTTAAAGAAGCAGCTCCTGGGCTTTATGGTCCAGCGCAAGGTCGTGGTGAGCGAAGAGGACATCAAGAGCTACTACGACAGCCACAAAGGCAACATCCGGGTTGAATCCGGGCAGCACATCGGCCTCATCATGGTGGGCAAGATGGACGAGGCCAAGGCTCTCAGGCAGCGCATCACCAGTGGCCAGATAGGTTTCGCGGAAGCGGCCAGGAAGTTCTCCATAGGGCCCGGCGCCGAGCAGGGAGGGGATTTGGGCAAGGTTGAGCTCAAGGACCTCGCTCCGGAACTCCGCCAGGCTCTGCAAGGCGTGTCGCCCGGCGGCGTGAGCGAGCCCGTGCTGCTCGACGGTAAGCCGGTCCTTTTGACCATCGGCGCCGATTCGCCCGCTCAGAAGGCTCAGGCCCCGGGCGGAGCACCGCCTTACGAAAGCGTCAGAGACGCGATATACGAGCGGCTCTACCGGGAAAAGCTCGAGAAACAATTCACCGACTACATGGATAAGCTTCGAACCAAGTCGGTCATCAAGGTCAACCTCTGA
- a CDS encoding glutamyl-tRNA reductase, producing MQHDIHLFGLNHRTAGVEVRECFALKDQERFEECVLSLGRTVSEVMVLSTCNRVEILVVAPRGSNVSGKVLECWANASGRESPELAPHVYEHRDLAAVEHLFLVASGLDSMVLGEPQILGQLKQAYKASVDKGQARVVVNRLLHKAFSVAKRVRTETGIGTSAVSISYAAVELAKHIFGEMGDKKAMLIGAGEMAELAATHLVGSGVNSLCVVNRTFARAEELAARFKGKAYSFSELIERLPEVDIVITSTGSPEPIIRARDIKDVLKKRKYKPMFFIDIAVPRDIDPDINSLDNVYLYDIDDLKEVVEENKAQRQSEAEKAREIIAAESVKFGRWLDSLDLQPTIVDLLSRGEILARKELRKTLKRLGPDCADEVRDAVETLALTLSRKLYHDPLVFLKRRSHEEGGERFLDLARRMFNLDLDSVPPEAHLDRKPGTED from the coding sequence ATGCAGCACGATATCCATCTTTTCGGTCTGAACCACCGCACCGCCGGAGTGGAGGTGCGGGAATGCTTCGCCCTCAAAGACCAGGAGCGGTTCGAGGAATGCGTTCTCTCGCTCGGCCGCACCGTGAGCGAGGTGATGGTGCTCTCCACCTGCAACCGGGTGGAAATACTGGTGGTGGCCCCGCGCGGTTCCAACGTCTCGGGCAAGGTGCTCGAGTGCTGGGCCAACGCCAGCGGGCGGGAATCCCCTGAGCTGGCCCCGCACGTCTACGAACACCGCGACCTGGCGGCTGTGGAGCACCTCTTTCTGGTGGCTTCGGGCCTTGACTCCATGGTGCTCGGCGAGCCGCAGATTCTGGGGCAGCTAAAGCAAGCGTACAAGGCCTCGGTGGACAAGGGCCAGGCCCGGGTGGTGGTCAACCGGCTTTTGCACAAGGCCTTTTCCGTGGCCAAGCGGGTGCGCACCGAGACCGGCATCGGCACCAGCGCCGTGTCCATCAGCTACGCGGCGGTGGAATTGGCCAAGCATATCTTCGGCGAGATGGGAGACAAGAAGGCCATGCTCATCGGAGCCGGAGAAATGGCCGAACTGGCGGCAACGCATCTGGTGGGCTCCGGGGTCAATTCGCTGTGCGTGGTCAACCGCACTTTCGCCCGCGCCGAAGAGCTGGCGGCCCGGTTCAAGGGCAAGGCCTATTCCTTTTCGGAGCTCATCGAGCGTCTGCCCGAGGTGGACATCGTCATCACCTCCACCGGTTCACCTGAACCCATCATCCGGGCCCGCGACATCAAGGACGTACTCAAGAAGCGCAAATACAAGCCCATGTTCTTTATCGACATCGCTGTGCCGCGAGACATCGATCCGGACATCAACAGCCTGGACAACGTCTACCTCTACGACATCGACGATTTGAAGGAAGTGGTGGAGGAAAACAAGGCCCAACGGCAATCCGAGGCGGAAAAGGCCCGGGAGATCATCGCGGCCGAGTCAGTAAAATTCGGCAGGTGGCTGGATTCGCTTGACCTCCAGCCAACCATCGTTGACCTCCTGTCGCGCGGAGAGATTCTGGCCCGCAAGGAGCTTAGGAAAACGCTCAAACGCCTGGGACCGGATTGCGCGGACGAGGTGCGAGACGCCGTGGAAACCCTGGCCCTGACGCTTTCGCGCAAACTGTACCACGACCCTCTGGTCTTTCTGAAACGGCGCTCCCACGAGGAAGGTGGGGAACGCTTCCTGGACCTGGCCAGACGCATGTTCAACCTCGATCTCGACTCCGTGCCCCCCGAGGCGCACCTGGATCGCAAGCCCGGAACAGAGGACTAG
- a CDS encoding 30S ribosomal protein S20, giving the protein MANHKSALKRHRQSLVARARNRSAKTQVKNVIKAVRAAIEQKDAAAAAAALKEATAVLDSVASKKIIHWKTAARKVSRLNLAVNKIGA; this is encoded by the coding sequence TTGGCCAATCATAAGTCCGCATTGAAAAGGCACCGTCAGAGCCTTGTTGCTCGTGCCCGCAACCGTTCCGCTAAAACCCAGGTGAAGAACGTCATCAAGGCCGTGCGCGCCGCCATCGAACAGAAGGATGCCGCCGCCGCTGCTGCCGCTCTGAAGGAAGCCACCGCCGTCCTGGACAGCGTCGCCTCCAAGAAGATCATTCACTGGAAGACCGCCGCACGCAAGGTTTCCCGGCTGAATCTGGCCGTCAACAAGATCGGCGCCTAG
- a CDS encoding helix-turn-helix domain-containing protein, translated as MTLEEMGALLRHERERQGISLEKAAIEIKISKKYLIALEEGYTKDLPHPVYAKGFVKNYARLLGLDPEEIGAVLSTYYAVDDDHLRESPRYEVRDSLSSTKERKVSFASSQTPSTFRPSLWLGLPLVLGFAALAWYFFSGPGFSFNMDTVFDLFKSKIETQAPGVPQPAKPAQQGQPVKPEAKSAPVPQTQPSKPEAKVEAKSDPAPEAAQEAAAPMVPRDLLATGSSGTKPAPAPQPASEQDITPEKLAAEAQFAANGRQMVEINANQPASLEVTTEDGQKRSLTLVRGQRLSLRFNDKVVVRFQQAPSVAIKLNGKDFPLEGGKADGKSIQFP; from the coding sequence ATGACCCTCGAGGAAATGGGCGCGCTCTTACGTCATGAGCGGGAACGCCAAGGCATAAGCCTGGAGAAGGCCGCCATAGAGATAAAGATCAGCAAGAAATACCTGATCGCTCTTGAGGAAGGCTATACCAAGGATTTGCCGCACCCCGTGTATGCCAAGGGGTTTGTGAAGAATTACGCCCGTCTTCTCGGCCTTGATCCTGAGGAAATCGGCGCGGTATTGTCCACCTACTACGCCGTTGACGACGATCACCTGCGCGAATCGCCCCGGTACGAGGTGCGAGACTCCCTTTCTTCCACCAAGGAACGCAAGGTGTCCTTCGCGTCCTCCCAGACCCCCTCGACCTTCAGGCCCTCTCTGTGGCTCGGGCTCCCCCTGGTGCTGGGATTCGCCGCCCTGGCCTGGTATTTCTTCTCGGGCCCTGGTTTCAGCTTCAACATGGACACCGTTTTCGATCTATTCAAATCCAAGATAGAGACCCAGGCCCCGGGGGTTCCGCAGCCCGCCAAGCCTGCGCAGCAGGGCCAGCCAGTGAAGCCCGAAGCCAAATCCGCTCCCGTGCCCCAGACACAGCCTTCAAAGCCCGAAGCCAAGGTTGAAGCCAAGTCCGATCCCGCCCCAGAGGCAGCACAGGAAGCGGCGGCTCCCATGGTCCCCCGCGACTTGTTGGCCACCGGATCGAGCGGCACCAAGCCTGCCCCGGCGCCCCAGCCCGCCTCGGAACAGGACATCACGCCGGAAAAGCTGGCCGCGGAGGCCCAGTTCGCTGCCAATGGCCGCCAGATGGTGGAGATAAACGCCAACCAGCCTGCTTCGCTTGAAGTGACCACCGAGGACGGACAGAAACGGTCCCTCACCCTGGTCAGGGGGCAGCGCCTGTCGCTTCGTTTCAACGACAAGGTGGTTGTCCGTTTCCAGCAGGCTCCGTCCGTGGCGATAAAGCTGAACGGCAAGGACTTTCCGCTCGAGGGCGGCAAGGCGGACGGCAAAAGCATTCAGTTCCCGTAA
- the glyQ gene encoding glycine--tRNA ligase subunit alpha, which yields MHFQDVILTLQSYWAKQGCLIVQPYDLEVGAGTFNPSTFFRVIGPEPWRVAYVEPSRRPTDGRYGENPNRLQHYYQFQVILKPSPDNVQALYLESLRALGVPPEAHDIRFVEDDWESPTLGASGLGWEVWLNGMEVTQFTYFQQIGGIELSPVSVEITYGLERISMYLQEKESVYDLSWNDRVTYGQVHHQGEVEHSKYNFELSDPDMLLTFFNACEAECKRLCEEGLPWPAYDYCLRCSHTFNMLQARGAISITERTGYIARVRALASSLARLYAAQRRDMEYPLLQS from the coding sequence ATGCACTTTCAAGATGTCATCCTCACCTTGCAGAGCTATTGGGCCAAGCAGGGATGCCTGATCGTACAACCATACGACCTGGAAGTCGGCGCGGGAACGTTCAACCCGTCCACCTTCTTCCGGGTGATAGGGCCAGAGCCCTGGCGCGTGGCCTATGTGGAACCCTCGCGCCGTCCCACCGACGGACGCTACGGCGAGAACCCCAACCGCCTGCAGCACTATTATCAGTTTCAGGTGATCTTAAAGCCGTCCCCGGACAACGTTCAGGCCCTTTATCTGGAAAGTCTGCGCGCCCTGGGTGTTCCTCCGGAAGCCCACGACATCCGCTTCGTGGAAGACGACTGGGAATCCCCCACCCTCGGGGCCTCCGGGCTTGGCTGGGAAGTGTGGCTCAACGGCATGGAGGTCACGCAGTTCACGTACTTCCAGCAGATCGGGGGCATCGAGCTCTCCCCGGTCTCGGTAGAGATCACCTACGGCCTTGAACGCATTTCCATGTACCTCCAGGAAAAGGAATCCGTGTACGACCTTTCCTGGAACGACCGGGTGACCTACGGTCAGGTGCACCACCAGGGCGAAGTGGAGCATTCCAAGTACAACTTCGAACTCTCCGACCCGGACATGCTCCTTACCTTCTTCAATGCCTGCGAGGCCGAATGCAAGCGGCTGTGCGAGGAGGGGCTTCCCTGGCCCGCCTACGACTATTGCCTGCGCTGCTCGCACACATTCAACATGCTCCAGGCCCGGGGGGCCATATCCATCACCGAGCGCACGGGCTACATCGCCCGCGTGCGCGCCCTGGCCTCGTCCCTGGCAAGGCTTTACGCTGCCCAGCGCCGGGACATGGAATATCCCCTCCTGCAAAGCTAA
- the recO gene encoding DNA repair protein RecO, with protein MESTEKALVLKVGRFREVDAWVRLFSPRKGIFNAFAFGGSVSRRRFLGCLDPFNLVMFKIKTQGGSGYTYLLEGSLVSSHPRLRQDADRLGMAVNCLKFLEASHQGPYGSESAYDLLLETLAAMEACESPSKMLPLYFRARMAFDQGFRPELSTCARCGADLKSTASTQLLVEQGKLHCGNCRQWIKGASVHLGGEALDVLRIVCAGSPSQWANMPVSAQARMESGRALDLFVEYHLGLTWAHGSFRRI; from the coding sequence ATGGAGTCCACCGAAAAAGCCCTGGTGCTCAAGGTCGGACGCTTTCGCGAAGTGGACGCCTGGGTACGCCTGTTCTCTCCCCGCAAAGGCATCTTCAATGCATTCGCCTTCGGCGGCTCGGTGAGCCGCCGCCGTTTTCTCGGCTGCCTTGATCCGTTCAATCTGGTCATGTTTAAGATTAAAACCCAAGGGGGCAGCGGCTATACCTATCTGCTCGAGGGGTCGCTCGTAAGCTCGCATCCCCGGCTGCGCCAGGACGCCGATCGCCTGGGCATGGCCGTCAACTGCCTCAAGTTCCTGGAAGCCTCGCACCAGGGGCCGTACGGTTCGGAATCCGCTTACGATTTGCTGCTGGAAACCCTGGCGGCCATGGAAGCATGCGAGAGCCCGTCCAAAATGCTGCCCCTCTACTTCCGGGCCCGCATGGCCTTTGACCAGGGGTTCAGGCCCGAGCTTTCAACCTGCGCCCGGTGCGGGGCGGACCTCAAGTCCACGGCCTCTACCCAGTTGCTGGTGGAGCAGGGCAAGCTTCACTGCGGCAACTGCCGCCAGTGGATCAAGGGTGCCAGCGTTCACCTTGGCGGCGAAGCCCTGGACGTGCTTCGGATCGTGTGCGCGGGCTCGCCAAGCCAGTGGGCGAACATGCCGGTGAGCGCTCAGGCCCGCATGGAAAGCGGCCGCGCCCTGGACCTTTTCGTGGAATACCACCTGGGCTTGACCTGGGCCCACGGCTCGTTTAGGCGCATCTGA